From the genome of Phytohabitans rumicis, one region includes:
- a CDS encoding DUF305 domain-containing protein — protein MPSKPPADRTGPIWRIAGVVAALVATTLAVVLAQGWGRPPTPPATGPVVLNGTDNAFIQLVIPMTEGAIALFDYLDSRPADVDPPLRALAGRMRVEHRSEVREMRSILAAGNTSEQNVHEGHQMPGMVTEARLAGLRAAPATETRSRAVALIRAHLEQTVLLCRGVGTSGASPVLKELAGRIRQARTAELSQLDGMGGAVARLEAGHRPGGVSRS, from the coding sequence GTGCCTTCCAAGCCGCCCGCTGACCGGACCGGGCCGATCTGGCGGATCGCCGGCGTTGTCGCCGCCCTGGTCGCGACGACGCTGGCCGTCGTTCTCGCCCAGGGTTGGGGCCGTCCCCCCACCCCGCCAGCGACCGGACCGGTGGTACTCAACGGCACCGATAACGCCTTCATCCAGTTGGTGATCCCGATGACCGAGGGTGCGATCGCCCTCTTCGACTACCTGGACTCCAGGCCTGCGGACGTCGACCCGCCGCTGCGTGCCCTCGCCGGCAGGATGCGGGTCGAGCACCGGAGCGAGGTACGCGAGATGCGGTCGATTCTGGCCGCCGGCAATACCTCGGAGCAGAACGTCCACGAGGGACACCAGATGCCCGGCATGGTGACCGAGGCCCGCCTCGCCGGGCTGCGCGCGGCGCCCGCCACCGAGACGCGATCCCGGGCGGTGGCCCTGATTCGGGCGCACCTGGAGCAGACCGTGCTGCTGTGCCGGGGCGTGGGAACGTCCGGCGCCAGCCCGGTGCTGAAGGAGCTCGCCGGCCGGATACGGCAGGCCCGGACCGCGGAGCTCAGCCAGTTGGACGGAATGGGTGGCGCGGTGGCCCGCCTGGAGGCGGGCCACCGTCCGGGTGGTGTCAGCCGAAGCTAG
- a CDS encoding lectin, whose amino-acid sequence MRRTGVALLSLCTAAVTAFAVTPAAYAANETVNIALTTTSDSGGRVVTRGLQQQAPIAFAATSPAATHTITVNENVRYQQFDGGGASITDTTAYLLRGGPISAATRDEVMRRLFHPTDGIGLSFVRNPIGASDLSRPGMVSLDDTCCNLNDFNTNGYDTNVRLLTGQARTLNPALRVKAVPWSAPGWMKDNGRMDQMGWLKSEYYPMYAQYFVKYVQAYQAAGIPVTYVSVQNEPNCCQAGNPTAMNYPGMSWNASGLIEFTKNHVFPAFRAAGISTKVLVHDWNYGDYPNFGGQILADAALRNDPLFGGIAWHGYFGDPAVGTQVHNQYPAVPQFSTEHSGGTWIGNQHNEDLADIVNYARNWSGSLVKWSLALNQFMGPHNGGCGTCTGLITVQEGGARAGQVDYTIEYYTTGHLTKFVRPGAQRIESNNTAVQNVAWRNTDGSKALIAHNGGTSAQSVRVVWGGQSFTYTLPARTTATFTWSGNQSGGGSTGPITGLAGKCMDVAGAGTANGTPVQLYACNGTAAQQWTRGADGTLRALGKCLDIAGPSTADGAQTHLWDCHGGTSQQWTYTAGRDLTSVYAGKCLDVTGNSSADGTRLQIWTCTGGANQKWTLPA is encoded by the coding sequence ATGCGCAGGACAGGAGTCGCGCTGCTCTCGCTGTGCACGGCCGCGGTGACCGCCTTCGCGGTGACCCCGGCGGCGTACGCGGCCAACGAAACGGTGAACATCGCTCTGACCACCACATCGGACTCAGGCGGCCGCGTCGTCACCCGCGGCCTGCAGCAACAAGCGCCGATCGCGTTCGCCGCCACCAGCCCGGCCGCCACGCACACCATCACCGTGAACGAGAACGTCCGATACCAACAGTTCGACGGCGGCGGCGCCTCGATCACCGACACCACCGCGTACCTGCTGCGCGGCGGGCCGATCAGTGCGGCCACCCGCGACGAGGTGATGCGCCGGCTCTTCCACCCGACCGACGGCATCGGACTGTCCTTCGTCCGCAACCCGATCGGTGCCTCCGACCTGTCCCGGCCCGGCATGGTCTCGCTCGACGACACCTGCTGCAACCTCAACGACTTCAACACCAACGGGTACGACACCAACGTGCGACTGCTGACCGGGCAGGCCCGCACGCTCAACCCGGCCCTGCGGGTCAAGGCCGTACCGTGGAGCGCGCCGGGGTGGATGAAGGACAACGGCCGGATGGACCAGATGGGCTGGCTGAAGTCGGAGTACTACCCGATGTACGCCCAGTACTTCGTCAAGTACGTCCAGGCGTACCAGGCGGCCGGCATCCCGGTCACCTACGTCTCCGTCCAGAATGAACCCAACTGCTGCCAGGCCGGCAACCCGACGGCGATGAACTATCCGGGCATGAGCTGGAACGCCTCCGGGCTCATCGAGTTCACGAAGAACCACGTGTTCCCGGCCTTCCGCGCCGCCGGCATCTCCACGAAGGTGCTCGTGCACGACTGGAACTACGGCGACTACCCCAACTTCGGCGGCCAGATCCTCGCGGACGCCGCGCTGCGCAACGACCCGCTCTTCGGCGGCATCGCTTGGCACGGCTACTTCGGCGACCCGGCCGTGGGCACCCAGGTGCACAACCAGTACCCGGCGGTCCCGCAGTTCAGCACCGAACACTCCGGCGGCACCTGGATCGGCAACCAGCACAACGAAGACCTGGCCGACATCGTCAACTACGCCCGGAACTGGAGCGGCAGCCTCGTCAAGTGGAGCCTGGCGCTCAACCAGTTCATGGGCCCGCACAACGGCGGCTGCGGCACCTGCACCGGCCTGATCACTGTGCAGGAGGGCGGCGCCCGCGCCGGCCAGGTCGACTACACCATCGAGTACTACACGACCGGGCACCTGACCAAGTTCGTCCGCCCCGGCGCGCAGCGGATCGAGTCCAACAACACCGCCGTGCAGAACGTCGCCTGGCGCAACACCGACGGGTCGAAGGCGCTCATCGCCCACAATGGAGGGACCAGCGCCCAGTCGGTCCGGGTCGTCTGGGGTGGACAGTCGTTCACGTACACGCTGCCGGCCCGCACCACCGCGACCTTCACCTGGTCCGGGAATCAGTCCGGCGGTGGCAGCACCGGCCCGATCACCGGCCTCGCCGGCAAGTGCATGGACGTGGCCGGCGCCGGCACCGCCAACGGCACCCCGGTCCAGCTCTACGCCTGCAACGGCACCGCCGCGCAGCAGTGGACCCGCGGCGCCGACGGCACCCTCCGCGCGCTCGGCAAGTGCCTGGACATCGCCGGACCGAGCACGGCCGACGGCGCCCAAACCCATCTGTGGGACTGCCACGGCGGCACGTCGCAGCAGTGGACGTACACCGCGGGCCGCGACCTGACCAGCGTGTACGCCGGCAAGTGCCTGGACGTCACCGGAAACAGCTCGGCCGACGGCACCAGGCTGCAGATCTGGACCTGCACCGGTGGCGCCAACCAGAAGTGGACGTTGCCGGCCTGA
- a CDS encoding carbohydrate ABC transporter permease: protein MTTTTAPARRQRPSLPYLLLLPAIVFELLVHVVPMVVGVWMSLLELTQFQIRDWSTAPFVGLDNYRTALDVNGAAGEELLHSFWVTVLYTVASVGLSWVFGLAAGVFLQRPFAGRALLRTLFLTPYALPVYAAVITWTFIFQRDTGLLNHVLTATGAVDDPPFWLIGGNSFWALLVVSVWRSWPFAFLCIMAGLQNVPAEMYEAAAIDGAGFWRRLKDVTLPMLRPVNQVLILVLFLWTFNDFNTPFVLFGGSAPDQADLISIHIYRSSFITWNFGQGSAMSVALLLFLLLVTAAYLLVTNRRRENA, encoded by the coding sequence GTGACCACCACGACGGCGCCGGCACGGCGGCAGCGCCCCAGCCTGCCGTACCTGCTGCTGCTGCCGGCCATCGTGTTCGAACTGCTCGTCCACGTCGTACCGATGGTCGTCGGGGTCTGGATGAGCCTGCTGGAGCTGACCCAGTTCCAGATCCGGGACTGGTCCACCGCACCCTTCGTCGGGCTGGACAACTACCGGACCGCGCTCGACGTCAACGGCGCGGCCGGCGAGGAACTGCTGCACTCGTTCTGGGTGACTGTGCTCTACACCGTCGCCTCGGTCGGCCTGTCCTGGGTCTTCGGCCTGGCCGCGGGCGTGTTCCTGCAGCGCCCCTTCGCCGGGCGCGCACTGCTGCGGACGCTCTTTCTCACCCCATACGCCCTGCCGGTGTACGCGGCCGTGATCACCTGGACGTTCATCTTCCAGCGCGACACCGGCCTGCTCAACCACGTGCTCACCGCGACCGGTGCCGTCGACGATCCGCCGTTCTGGCTGATCGGCGGGAACAGCTTCTGGGCGCTGCTGGTCGTCTCGGTCTGGCGGTCCTGGCCGTTCGCGTTCCTGTGCATCATGGCCGGCCTGCAAAACGTGCCGGCCGAGATGTACGAGGCCGCGGCGATCGACGGCGCGGGCTTCTGGCGCCGCCTCAAGGACGTCACGCTGCCCATGCTCCGGCCGGTCAACCAGGTGCTGATCCTGGTGCTGTTCCTGTGGACGTTCAACGACTTCAACACGCCGTTCGTCCTCTTCGGAGGGTCGGCGCCGGACCAGGCCGACCTGATCTCCATCCATATCTACCGCAGTTCGTTCATCACCTGGAACTTCGGCCAGGGCTCGGCCATGTCTGTCGCGCTGCTGCTGTTCCTGCTGCTCGTGACGGCCGCCTACCTGCTCGTCACGAACCGGAGGAGGGAGAATGCGTGA
- a CDS encoding DUF1996 domain-containing protein — protein sequence MHTFFGPVVDATTTTADLLARRTTCDAPGDNSAYWVPQLMRDGKPVKIKSFRVYYGARVKDPSKVVPFPPGLVVVQGDAKRQVATRNGGSGEFWCAGSAEIGRSADGNWPICAPGGNLIFQLVFQDCWDGKHIDSPNHKSHMGPMKDGRCTGEYPVAVPNLSFMVNYESLGGDGLSLSSGMASSMHGDFANAWKPANLGALVKVCIVASAKCGTTPSFG from the coding sequence ATGCACACCTTCTTCGGCCCTGTCGTGGACGCCACCACGACCACGGCCGACCTGCTCGCGCGCCGCACGACCTGCGACGCGCCCGGAGACAACAGCGCCTACTGGGTGCCGCAGCTGATGCGTGACGGCAAGCCCGTCAAGATCAAGAGCTTCCGCGTCTACTATGGCGCCCGAGTCAAGGACCCGTCGAAGGTCGTGCCGTTCCCGCCGGGCCTGGTGGTGGTGCAGGGTGACGCGAAGCGACAGGTAGCCACGCGAAACGGCGGCAGCGGCGAATTCTGGTGCGCCGGTAGCGCCGAGATCGGGCGCAGCGCGGACGGCAACTGGCCGATCTGTGCCCCCGGCGGCAACCTGATCTTCCAGCTGGTGTTCCAGGACTGCTGGGACGGCAAGCACATCGACTCGCCCAACCACAAGTCACACATGGGCCCCATGAAGGACGGCCGATGCACCGGCGAGTATCCGGTCGCGGTGCCCAACCTCTCGTTCATGGTCAACTACGAATCCCTGGGCGGTGACGGCCTGTCGCTGTCCTCGGGCATGGCGTCCTCCATGCACGGCGACTTCGCCAACGCCTGGAAGCCGGCGAACCTCGGCGCGCTGGTGAAGGTCTGCATCGTCGCGAGCGCCAAGTGCGGCACCACACCTAGCTTCGGCTGA
- a CDS encoding ROK family transcriptional regulator yields the protein MTLERTTNRTVRLRNRSALLSKLFLEGPLTRQDLARGTGLSQPAVSNVVGELISAGLVVDAGALESDGGRPSMSLRVAPRFALVAGVDVGETRVRVELFDLAMAQLASADYPLDAPKPDPETVVRHIVAGLATVVDRAGVRRSDLLGVGVGVSGVVVQGREAVVYAQTLGWDGVPLERMIHAAVDVPLFIENGAKTQGQAEMWFGAGRGARHAVFALVGSGVGAAVVTNGATYRGVASSAGEWGHTTLVYGGRACRCGARGCLEAYVGAEAIIERYREARRGRAVPGADEESQIGALLAAADRTPTARQVLDETAGYLGAGVANLINLFNPERVVLGGWAGQALGARLLPEIRRSAQQQALRKPFEQATIQLGQLGVDAVALGAATLPVAHLLAAGGTR from the coding sequence GTGACCCTGGAACGCACGACGAACCGCACCGTACGGCTGCGCAACCGGTCGGCGCTGCTGTCGAAGCTGTTCCTGGAGGGCCCGCTGACCCGCCAGGACCTCGCCCGCGGCACCGGCCTGAGCCAGCCGGCGGTCAGCAACGTCGTCGGTGAGCTGATCAGCGCCGGCCTGGTCGTCGACGCCGGCGCTCTGGAGTCCGACGGCGGCCGGCCCAGCATGAGCCTGCGCGTCGCGCCCCGCTTCGCACTCGTGGCCGGCGTCGACGTCGGCGAGACCCGGGTCCGGGTCGAGCTGTTCGACCTGGCGATGGCACAGCTGGCCAGCGCCGACTACCCGCTCGACGCGCCGAAGCCGGACCCGGAGACCGTGGTGCGGCACATCGTCGCCGGGCTGGCCACGGTCGTCGATCGGGCCGGGGTCCGCCGCTCGGACCTGCTCGGCGTGGGCGTGGGCGTCTCCGGCGTCGTGGTGCAAGGCCGCGAGGCCGTGGTCTACGCGCAGACGCTCGGCTGGGACGGCGTACCCCTGGAACGCATGATCCACGCGGCCGTCGACGTGCCGCTGTTCATCGAGAACGGCGCGAAGACCCAGGGCCAGGCCGAGATGTGGTTCGGCGCCGGGCGCGGCGCGCGGCACGCCGTCTTCGCCCTGGTGGGCTCCGGCGTCGGCGCGGCGGTGGTCACCAACGGCGCCACCTACCGCGGCGTCGCCAGCAGCGCCGGCGAATGGGGACACACGACCCTCGTGTACGGCGGCCGCGCGTGCCGCTGCGGCGCCCGCGGCTGCCTTGAGGCGTACGTCGGCGCCGAAGCGATCATCGAGCGGTACCGGGAGGCCCGCCGTGGCCGCGCCGTGCCGGGCGCCGACGAGGAGTCCCAGATCGGCGCGCTGCTCGCCGCGGCGGACCGGACCCCGACCGCCCGCCAGGTGCTCGACGAGACCGCCGGCTACCTCGGCGCCGGCGTGGCCAACCTGATCAACCTGTTCAACCCCGAACGGGTCGTGCTGGGCGGCTGGGCCGGCCAGGCCCTGGGCGCGCGGCTGCTGCCGGAAATCCGCAGGTCCGCCCAGCAGCAGGCACTGCGCAAGCCGTTCGAGCAGGCCACCATCCAACTGGGCCAGCTGGGCGTGGACGCGGTGGCGCTGGGCGCCGCCACGCTCCCGGTGGCCCACCTCCTCGCAGCCGGCGGCACGCGGTAG
- a CDS encoding sigma-70 family RNA polymerase sigma factor → MASTGRQLPDAGLVVAAQHGDQQALDDVVAGSLPLVYNIVGRALRGHADVDDVVQETLVRVVRHLSDLHDPTAYRSWLAAIAIRQIRDWEQRRRVIRDRLAGLDAAQDVPDLGSDFAELTILRLGLTEQRREVAEATRWLDPDDQDLLSLWWLEETGDLDRTDVAEALGLSSGHLAVRIHRMKEQIQSSRTVVRALRAYQGCPALRTVTAGWNGVPTPLWRKRLARHVRDCPSCGRQGGALVPIERLLAGISLLPVPAGIALHAKGSALTPAAWRHALLSRPRGLLTPLVVGTAAIVLGVTAVVVTRSDDPPPATYVAPAPRPSASIAAPSPTPSPSTRPTTAAPAVPAVSSPRKGVGVWNFTGVSQALANSKAGWYYTWGTQHPGITTPRGATFVPMIRAEENVTSTELARAKAAGPYLLGFNEPDLPGQADMTVERALDLWPRLMATGSTLGSPGVAWGAADPGGWLDRFMTGARTRGHRVDFITLHWYGADFTTANATGQLRQYIEAVHERYGKPIWLTEFALIRFVDGRQVFATEKQQAAFLTAAATMLAALPYVERYAWFGLPATDKDRSGLFRGATETTAVGRAFQAAR, encoded by the coding sequence ATGGCGTCAACCGGCCGGCAGCTACCCGACGCGGGGCTGGTCGTCGCGGCCCAGCACGGGGACCAGCAGGCACTCGATGACGTGGTCGCGGGATCGCTCCCACTGGTTTACAACATCGTCGGGCGAGCGCTTCGCGGCCACGCCGATGTCGACGACGTGGTTCAGGAGACCTTGGTACGAGTCGTGCGCCACCTGTCCGACTTGCACGATCCGACGGCGTACCGCTCCTGGCTGGCGGCGATCGCGATCCGGCAGATACGCGACTGGGAGCAGCGCCGACGGGTGATCCGCGATCGCCTCGCCGGGCTTGATGCCGCCCAAGACGTGCCCGACCTCGGCTCGGACTTCGCCGAATTGACCATCCTTCGGCTCGGTCTCACCGAGCAACGGCGCGAGGTCGCCGAGGCGACCCGCTGGTTGGACCCGGACGACCAGGACCTGCTCTCGCTGTGGTGGTTGGAGGAGACCGGCGATCTCGACCGTACCGATGTCGCCGAAGCGCTCGGCCTTTCCTCCGGACACCTCGCGGTGCGGATCCACCGGATGAAGGAGCAGATCCAGAGCTCCCGGACCGTGGTGCGGGCGCTGCGTGCGTACCAGGGCTGCCCGGCCCTGCGCACGGTCACCGCCGGCTGGAACGGCGTGCCCACTCCACTGTGGCGCAAGCGCCTGGCCCGACACGTGCGGGACTGCCCGTCCTGCGGACGCCAAGGCGGCGCCCTGGTGCCGATCGAGCGCCTGCTCGCGGGTATCTCCCTGCTGCCCGTGCCCGCCGGCATCGCCCTTCACGCCAAAGGCTCGGCCCTGACGCCGGCCGCCTGGCGCCACGCGCTGCTGAGTCGACCACGAGGATTGCTTACACCCCTCGTCGTCGGGACAGCCGCCATCGTTCTCGGCGTCACAGCCGTGGTCGTGACCAGGTCGGACGATCCGCCGCCGGCGACGTACGTCGCGCCGGCCCCGAGGCCCAGCGCCTCGATCGCGGCGCCGTCGCCCACGCCGTCGCCGAGCACGCGACCGACGACGGCGGCGCCGGCTGTGCCTGCGGTCAGTTCGCCGCGCAAGGGGGTCGGAGTGTGGAACTTCACCGGGGTCAGCCAGGCCCTGGCCAACTCGAAGGCCGGCTGGTACTACACCTGGGGCACCCAGCACCCCGGCATCACCACCCCCCGCGGGGCGACGTTCGTGCCGATGATCCGCGCCGAGGAGAACGTCACCAGCACCGAACTGGCACGGGCGAAGGCGGCCGGACCGTACCTGCTCGGCTTCAATGAGCCGGACCTGCCCGGGCAGGCGGACATGACCGTCGAACGGGCCCTGGACCTGTGGCCGCGGCTCATGGCCACCGGCAGCACACTCGGCAGCCCCGGCGTCGCCTGGGGCGCCGCGGACCCCGGCGGCTGGCTCGACCGGTTCATGACCGGGGCCCGCACGCGCGGCCACCGGGTCGACTTCATCACCCTGCACTGGTACGGCGCGGACTTCACCACCGCCAATGCCACGGGCCAGCTCCGGCAGTACATCGAGGCGGTCCACGAGCGCTACGGCAAGCCCATCTGGCTCACCGAGTTCGCCCTCATCCGGTTCGTCGACGGCCGGCAGGTCTTCGCCACCGAGAAGCAGCAGGCTGCCTTCCTCACCGCCGCCGCCACCATGCTCGCCGCGCTCCCCTACGTCGAGCGCTACGCCTGGTTCGGTCTTCCCGCCACCGACAAGGACCGCAGCGGCCTCTTCCGCGGCGCCACCGAGACCACCGCGGTCGGACGTGCCTTCCAAGCCGCCCGCTGA
- a CDS encoding carbohydrate ABC transporter permease has protein sequence MRETAAERWARRVVLSLLTAFTVTPLYVMITSAAKPLRDVQGAFTWLPSRPSAQAFIDMWSTVPLGRYLVNSLVVSGVAALISVAIAIFAAFAVSRYRFRGRQIFTVTALSTQMFPGILFLLPLFLIYVNLGNATGIALYASRTGLIITYLTFSLPFSIWMLVGYFDSIPRGLDEAAQVDGAGPLRTLFRVILPTAVPGVVAVTVYAFMTAWGEVLFASVMTNETSRTLAVGLQGYSTQYNVYWNQVMAASLVVSVPVVAGFLMLQRYFVAGLTAGAVK, from the coding sequence ATGCGTGAGACCGCCGCCGAACGCTGGGCCCGGCGGGTCGTGCTGAGCCTGCTCACCGCCTTCACGGTCACGCCGCTCTACGTGATGATCACGTCGGCGGCCAAGCCGCTGCGCGACGTGCAGGGCGCGTTCACCTGGCTGCCCAGCCGGCCCAGCGCGCAGGCGTTCATCGACATGTGGAGCACCGTCCCCTTAGGACGGTATCTGGTCAACAGCCTGGTGGTGTCCGGCGTCGCGGCGCTCATCTCGGTCGCGATCGCCATCTTCGCGGCGTTCGCCGTCAGCCGGTACCGCTTTCGCGGCCGGCAGATCTTCACGGTGACCGCGCTGTCCACCCAGATGTTTCCCGGGATCCTCTTCCTGCTGCCGCTGTTCCTCATCTACGTCAACCTCGGCAACGCCACCGGAATCGCGCTCTACGCCAGCCGTACCGGACTGATCATCACGTACCTGACCTTCTCCCTGCCGTTCTCGATCTGGATGCTCGTCGGCTACTTCGACTCGATCCCGCGCGGCCTCGACGAGGCAGCCCAGGTCGACGGCGCCGGCCCGCTGCGTACCCTCTTCCGGGTCATCCTGCCCACGGCCGTGCCCGGCGTGGTGGCCGTCACCGTGTACGCGTTCATGACCGCGTGGGGTGAGGTGCTCTTCGCCTCGGTCATGACCAATGAGACCAGCCGCACCCTCGCGGTCGGGCTGCAGGGCTACTCCACCCAGTACAACGTCTACTGGAACCAGGTCATGGCCGCGTCGCTGGTCGTGAGCGTGCCCGTGGTCGCCGGCTTCCTGATGCTCCAGCGCTATTTCGTGGCCGGCCTGACCGCCGGCGCAGTCAAGTGA
- a CDS encoding ABC transporter substrate-binding protein codes for MSRRLLAVTAAAAMLAASLTACGDSDDSSGGAKTLTYWASNQGASLEFDKQTLQPELDKFEQQTGIKVNVEVVPWSDLLNRLLAAATSGQGPDVVNIGNTWSASLQATGAFIPFDDATIGAVGGKGRFVPAALAAAGAPGQPPTAVPLYSLAYALYYNKKMFADAGVTAPPATWEDLVTVGKKLTTGKQWGLAVEGANISENSHHAFAFGQQWGGEWFDSAGKPTFDTPQNVAAVKRYIDLMAVDKIVNPSNAEYAQNQSVSDFANRKAAMLLWQAAGSAFKAQGMAADEYGVAPVPFPATPPAGGKKVNSMVAGINIAVFKHTKDKDAALQFVKFMTSDAEQIQLNKVYGSLPSVTTVAADTAFQAEEQKVLAGVLAQSAAPLPQVADESKFETLVGTAMKELFADAASGKPVTDASVKEKLSKAQEQMAG; via the coding sequence GTGTCTCGACGACTCTTAGCAGTGACCGCGGCGGCCGCGATGCTGGCCGCGTCCCTGACCGCGTGCGGCGACTCGGACGACTCGTCCGGCGGCGCCAAGACCCTCACCTACTGGGCCAGCAACCAGGGCGCCAGCCTCGAGTTCGACAAGCAGACCCTCCAGCCCGAGCTGGACAAGTTCGAGCAGCAGACCGGCATCAAGGTGAACGTCGAGGTGGTCCCCTGGTCTGACCTGCTCAACCGGCTGCTGGCGGCGGCCACCTCGGGCCAGGGCCCGGACGTGGTCAACATCGGCAACACCTGGTCGGCCTCGCTGCAGGCCACCGGCGCGTTCATCCCGTTCGACGACGCCACCATCGGAGCCGTCGGCGGCAAGGGCCGCTTCGTGCCGGCCGCGCTGGCCGCCGCGGGCGCGCCTGGCCAGCCGCCCACCGCCGTGCCGCTCTACAGCCTCGCGTACGCGCTCTACTACAACAAGAAGATGTTCGCCGACGCCGGGGTCACCGCCCCGCCGGCGACCTGGGAGGACCTGGTCACGGTCGGCAAGAAGCTGACCACCGGCAAGCAGTGGGGCCTGGCGGTCGAGGGCGCCAACATCTCGGAGAACTCGCACCACGCGTTCGCGTTCGGCCAGCAGTGGGGCGGCGAGTGGTTCGACAGCGCCGGCAAGCCGACCTTCGACACACCGCAGAACGTGGCGGCCGTGAAGCGGTACATCGACCTGATGGCCGTCGACAAGATCGTCAACCCGAGCAACGCCGAGTACGCCCAGAACCAGTCGGTGTCCGACTTCGCCAACCGCAAGGCGGCCATGCTGTTGTGGCAGGCGGCCGGCTCGGCGTTCAAGGCGCAGGGCATGGCGGCCGACGAGTACGGCGTGGCGCCGGTGCCGTTCCCGGCCACGCCGCCGGCCGGCGGCAAGAAGGTCAACAGCATGGTCGCCGGCATCAACATCGCGGTGTTCAAACACACCAAAGACAAGGACGCCGCCCTCCAGTTCGTCAAGTTCATGACCAGCGACGCGGAGCAGATCCAGCTCAACAAGGTCTACGGGTCGCTGCCGTCGGTCACCACGGTCGCGGCGGACACGGCGTTCCAGGCCGAGGAGCAGAAGGTGCTGGCCGGCGTGCTCGCGCAGAGCGCGGCGCCGCTGCCCCAGGTGGCCGACGAGAGCAAGTTCGAGACCCTCGTCGGTACGGCGATGAAGGAACTCTTCGCGGACGCGGCCAGCGGCAAGCCGGTCACCGATGCCTCGGTCAAGGAAAAGCTCAGCAAGGCCCAGGAGCAGATGGCCGGCTGA